In Cupriavidus basilensis, one genomic interval encodes:
- a CDS encoding TetR/AcrR family transcriptional regulator — protein sequence MSLTESGVSQPKTARGQKTREALLRAAEKVFGEKGYYVASISEITQEAEVAMGTFYLYFKDKEDIFRALVQHMLELVRAHLRKHVGPAQTQIEAERLGLKAFLSFVSRHKNLYRIVLDSYSVDETIYSSYFQVFADVYSRRLGKAEDQGEISPGDAEVRAWCLIGISNFLGMRYALWKRPASMDKVVDTAFDMISHGLAAR from the coding sequence ATGTCCCTTACCGAATCCGGCGTAAGCCAGCCCAAGACCGCGCGCGGCCAGAAGACCCGCGAAGCGCTGCTGCGCGCCGCCGAGAAAGTGTTCGGCGAGAAGGGCTACTACGTGGCTTCGATCTCCGAGATCACGCAGGAGGCAGAGGTGGCCATGGGCACCTTTTATCTCTATTTCAAGGACAAGGAAGACATCTTCCGCGCGCTGGTGCAGCACATGCTGGAACTGGTGCGGGCCCACCTGCGCAAGCACGTGGGGCCGGCGCAGACGCAGATCGAGGCCGAGCGGCTCGGGCTCAAGGCTTTCCTGTCCTTTGTGTCGCGCCACAAGAATCTGTACCGCATCGTGCTCGATTCCTACTCGGTTGACGAGACCATCTACAGCAGTTACTTCCAGGTGTTTGCCGACGTCTACAGCCGGCGCCTGGGCAAGGCCGAAGACCAGGGCGAGATCTCGCCCGGCGACGCCGAAGTGCGGGCGTGGTGCCTGATCGGCATCAGCAATTTCCTAGGCATGCGCTATGCGCTGTGGAAGCGGCCGGCGTCGATGGACAAGGTGGTCGATACGGCCTTCGACATGATCTCGCATGGGCTGGCGGCGCGATGA
- a CDS encoding alpha/beta fold hydrolase, with product MTNAEPAPAFDSHPASGSRPGWREAGDGRALLLLHGWSLSGEAFDGQRALARHGYRVIAPDHAGHGLSAALPHAGQASLAQLAADAAGLIGHLGLRDVVVIGWSMGAMVAWELMRGDPALPLAAIGAIDMTPRLASAADWPHGLHPNYDAAQAAHMAAHVRRDWPRLIDSVRAGLWAAGSKPDAHETDRIAGIMRQCAPDALAALWEDMARQDYRPALRQARLPLFHLVGERSRLYAPAVGQATLALQPAARLVTIDGTGHAPHMERPAAFNAALAQMLGWLDSLDSLDSLDSLGSSGSLASTGAQASSR from the coding sequence ATGACTAACGCCGAGCCCGCCCCCGCCTTCGATAGCCACCCTGCTTCCGGTTCGCGTCCCGGCTGGCGGGAGGCAGGCGATGGCCGGGCACTGCTGTTGCTGCACGGCTGGTCGCTATCCGGCGAGGCGTTCGACGGCCAGCGCGCGCTGGCGCGTCATGGCTATCGCGTGATCGCCCCGGACCATGCCGGGCATGGCTTGTCTGCTGCACTGCCGCACGCCGGACAAGCCAGCCTGGCGCAGCTTGCCGCCGATGCTGCCGGGTTGATCGGGCACCTGGGGTTGCGGGACGTGGTGGTGATCGGGTGGTCGATGGGTGCCATGGTGGCCTGGGAATTGATGCGCGGGGATCCCGCCCTGCCCCTGGCGGCAATCGGCGCCATTGACATGACACCGCGGCTGGCCAGCGCGGCGGACTGGCCGCACGGCCTGCATCCGAACTACGACGCAGCGCAGGCAGCCCACATGGCCGCGCACGTGCGCCGGGACTGGCCGCGCCTGATCGATTCGGTGCGCGCCGGCTTATGGGCCGCCGGCAGCAAGCCCGATGCGCACGAGACGGACCGGATCGCCGGCATCATGCGCCAGTGCGCGCCGGATGCGCTTGCCGCGCTGTGGGAAGACATGGCCCGCCAGGACTACCGCCCGGCGTTGCGCCAGGCTCGCCTGCCCTTGTTCCATCTGGTCGGGGAGCGCAGCCGACTCTACGCGCCAGCAGTGGGACAGGCCACGCTGGCACTGCAGCCGGCTGCCCGGCTTGTCACCATCGACGGCACCGGCCATGCCCCGCACATGGAACGGCCAGCCGCCTTCAACGCCGCGCTGGCGCAGATGCTTGGGTGGCTGGACTCACTGGACTCACTGGATTCATTGGATTCACTGGGGTCGTCAGGCTCATTGGCTTCTACGGGCGCTCAGGCCAGCAGCCGGTAG
- the crcB gene encoding fluoride efflux transporter CrcB gives MGALGFVAVGVGAAVGAWLRWAFSVLWNAANPALPYGTLTANLVGGYLIGLAVGFFGAHAELSPEWRLLAVTGFLGGLTTFSTFSSEVVGNLMAGDYGWAAVHLLAHLGGSLLLTVLGLWTYRLLA, from the coding sequence ATGGGCGCGCTCGGTTTTGTGGCGGTCGGGGTCGGGGCCGCGGTGGGAGCTTGGCTGCGCTGGGCGTTCTCAGTGCTGTGGAATGCCGCCAACCCGGCGTTGCCTTATGGGACACTGACGGCCAACCTGGTCGGCGGCTACCTGATCGGGCTGGCGGTGGGATTCTTCGGCGCGCATGCGGAGTTGTCGCCCGAATGGCGCTTGCTGGCGGTGACCGGCTTCCTGGGCGGCCTGACTACGTTTTCCACGTTCTCCAGCGAGGTCGTGGGCAACCTGATGGCGGGCGATTATGGCTGGGCGGCGGTGCACCTGCTGGCGCACCTTGGCGGCTCGCTGCTGCTGACCGTGCTGGGCCTGTGGACCTACCGGCTGCTGGCCTGA
- the moaE gene encoding molybdopterin synthase catalytic subunit MoaE — MSVRVQREDFDLGAEVAALRSDQPGVGAVASFVGTVRDMNDGSAVSAMELEHYPGMTEKALARIEAVARERWALLGVTIVHRVGPLLPLDQIVLVAVASAHRGNAFAACEFIMDYLKSEAPFWKKEQTPEGARWVDARVTDASALARWGIRSLNASGEGEAEPVEPLGLKR; from the coding sequence TCGACCTGGGCGCCGAGGTGGCGGCGCTGCGCAGTGACCAGCCAGGCGTGGGCGCGGTGGCCAGCTTTGTCGGCACGGTGCGCGACATGAACGACGGCAGCGCGGTCAGTGCGATGGAGCTGGAGCACTATCCCGGCATGACCGAAAAGGCGCTGGCCCGGATCGAAGCGGTGGCGCGGGAGCGCTGGGCGCTGCTTGGCGTCACCATTGTGCATCGCGTGGGCCCCTTGCTGCCGCTGGACCAGATCGTGCTGGTGGCGGTAGCCTCCGCCCATCGCGGCAATGCCTTTGCCGCCTGCGAATTCATCATGGATTACCTCAAGTCCGAGGCGCCGTTCTGGAAGAAGGAGCAGACGCCGGAGGGTGCGCGCTGGGTCGACGCGCGCGTGACCGATGCGTCCGCGCTGGCGCGCTGGGGCATTCGCTCGCTCAATGCCAGCGGCGAAGGCGAGGCGGAGCCGGTGGAACCCTTGGGTCTCAAGCGCTGA